A window from Corynebacterium urealyticum DSM 7109 encodes these proteins:
- a CDS encoding MFS transporter yields MLVAAAFVVILNETTLSVALPVLMGYFEITADVAQWLVTSFMLTMAVVIPMTGYIMQRFSLRQVYAAAMLLFLAGTVLAVVAPVFPVLLVARIIQASGTALVIPLLMTTIMRLVPLERRGGVFGLVSVVIAVAPALGPTFSGLVLHSLGWRWIFILMLPLVVLALVVGLLLVRNFEEPTRPYLDVPSVFLSAVGFAATLYGMAGLSDLADGIPVARVAVMVGGIVVLAVFFGRQRALAREARAGKSAAAEEQGAGKRVREPLLDLAPLGERNYRLSLALMLLTFSMLFGFIILMPMFAQQVMGLSESQSGLAILPGGLAMGVMGPFVGRVYDARGTRVLTIPGSILTSAAMLGLVALGRDSSFWALTGVAVVLHIGIALLMTPLMSNALAAVPDALASHGQAILNTFQQVAAAGGTAIFIAIMTFGTQRAMNSTPGDAVGGLASGLNLAFLVGAVMSVVIVLFTVFVPLDAKKPMKEKKAQSDN; encoded by the coding sequence GTGCTCGTCGCCGCGGCCTTCGTGGTCATCCTCAACGAGACCACTCTCTCGGTCGCGTTGCCGGTGCTGATGGGCTACTTCGAGATCACCGCGGATGTCGCGCAGTGGCTGGTCACCAGCTTCATGCTGACGATGGCCGTGGTGATCCCGATGACCGGCTACATCATGCAGCGTTTTAGTCTGCGGCAGGTCTACGCCGCAGCGATGCTGCTCTTCCTCGCGGGCACGGTGCTCGCCGTTGTGGCGCCGGTCTTCCCGGTGCTGCTGGTCGCCCGCATTATTCAGGCTTCCGGCACCGCGCTGGTGATTCCGCTGCTCATGACGACGATCATGCGGCTGGTTCCGCTGGAGCGCCGCGGCGGGGTCTTTGGCCTGGTCTCTGTGGTCATCGCGGTGGCCCCGGCCCTGGGCCCGACATTTTCTGGTTTGGTGCTGCACTCTTTGGGCTGGCGCTGGATCTTCATCCTGATGCTGCCGCTGGTAGTGCTCGCCCTGGTGGTCGGCCTGCTGCTGGTCCGCAACTTCGAGGAGCCGACTCGCCCGTACCTGGACGTGCCCTCGGTGTTCCTCTCTGCGGTGGGTTTCGCTGCCACGCTGTACGGCATGGCTGGTCTGTCTGACCTGGCCGATGGGATTCCGGTGGCCCGCGTTGCGGTGATGGTCGGTGGCATTGTGGTTCTCGCCGTCTTTTTCGGACGTCAACGGGCCCTGGCCCGCGAGGCTCGTGCCGGGAAGTCGGCCGCTGCGGAAGAGCAGGGTGCGGGCAAGCGAGTGCGCGAGCCACTGCTGGACCTGGCCCCGCTGGGGGAGCGGAACTACCGGCTTTCTTTGGCTCTGATGTTGCTCACGTTCAGCATGCTTTTCGGCTTCATCATCCTGATGCCGATGTTCGCCCAGCAGGTGATGGGGCTCTCGGAGAGTCAGTCGGGCCTGGCGATTCTGCCCGGTGGTTTGGCGATGGGCGTGATGGGGCCGTTCGTGGGCCGGGTCTACGACGCCCGGGGTACGCGCGTGTTGACCATCCCGGGGTCCATCCTGACGAGCGCCGCGATGCTGGGCCTGGTGGCGTTGGGCCGGGACTCCTCTTTCTGGGCGCTGACGGGGGTCGCGGTGGTGCTGCACATCGGTATCGCGTTGCTGATGACCCCGCTGATGAGTAACGCCCTGGCCGCGGTGCCGGACGCCCTGGCCTCCCATGGGCAGGCGATCCTCAATACTTTCCAGCAGGTGGCTGCTGCCGGCGGCACCGCGATCTTTATCGCGATCATGACTTTCGGCACCCAGCGCGCGATGAATAGTACCCCGGGTGACGCGGTGGGTGGCCTGGCCTCCGGCCTGAACTTGGCCTTCCTGGTGGGTGCGGTGATGTCGGTGGTTATTGTGCTGTTCACCGTGTTTGTGCCTCTGGATGCGAAGAAGCCGATGAAGGAGAAGAAGGCGCAGAGCGACAACTAG
- a CDS encoding PspA/IM30 family protein gives MANPFSKGWKYLMASFDTKIEENADPKVQIRQAEEAARQQHAKITEHAASVIGNRNQLEMKLNRLQKDATELQEKTRVALQQADQAQSGGDANRATELNQTAELFASKLVTVEQQLEETKELHAAASRSAEEAQRQQQESETRLQDQLNQINQLRAQADQAKMQETANKSMASMNDAALAPDEAVPTLDKVRDKIESRYANAWGAQELVEGSVQDRMTEIAEAGRDVKASSRLAEIRADMEKNKELEQ, from the coding sequence ATGGCTAATCCATTTTCCAAGGGCTGGAAGTACCTGATGGCGTCCTTCGACACGAAGATCGAGGAGAACGCCGACCCCAAGGTGCAGATCCGTCAGGCCGAGGAGGCCGCCCGCCAGCAGCACGCGAAGATCACCGAGCACGCAGCCAGCGTCATCGGTAACCGCAACCAGCTGGAGATGAAGCTCAACCGTCTCCAGAAGGACGCGACCGAGCTGCAGGAAAAGACCCGCGTCGCACTCCAGCAGGCCGACCAGGCCCAGTCCGGGGGCGACGCCAATCGCGCCACGGAGCTGAACCAGACCGCGGAACTCTTCGCCTCTAAGCTCGTCACCGTCGAGCAGCAGCTTGAGGAAACCAAGGAGCTGCACGCGGCGGCGTCCCGGAGCGCGGAGGAAGCACAACGTCAGCAGCAGGAGTCCGAAACCCGCCTGCAGGACCAGCTGAACCAGATCAACCAGCTGCGCGCGCAGGCCGATCAGGCGAAGATGCAGGAGACCGCGAATAAGTCGATGGCCTCCATGAACGACGCCGCCCTCGCCCCGGATGAGGCCGTCCCGACCCTGGACAAGGTCAGGGATAAGATCGAATCCCGTTACGCGAATGCGTGGGGCGCCCAGGAGCTTGTCGAGGGCTCGGTTCAGGACCGCATGACCGAGATTGCGGAAGCTGGCCGCGACGTCAAGGCCAGCTCCCGACTCGCGGAGATTCGCGCTGACATGGAGAAAAATAAAGAACTCGAACAATAG
- the trxA gene encoding thioredoxin — MATKEITGENFQETVGKEGIVLLDFWAEWCGPCKRFGPIFEATSEEHPEVTFGKVDTEANQELAAALQIQSIPTIMMFRDGVLLAREAGMLPKEALNDLISQAEQLDMDEVRKQVEEQMKQAEAQQEG; from the coding sequence ATGGCTACGAAGGAAATCACTGGCGAGAACTTCCAGGAGACCGTCGGCAAGGAAGGCATCGTCCTGCTGGACTTCTGGGCAGAATGGTGCGGCCCATGCAAGCGCTTCGGCCCGATCTTCGAGGCCACCTCCGAGGAGCACCCGGAGGTCACCTTCGGCAAGGTGGACACCGAGGCTAACCAGGAGCTCGCCGCAGCCCTGCAGATCCAGTCCATCCCGACGATCATGATGTTCCGCGACGGCGTCCTGCTGGCTCGCGAGGCTGGCATGCTGCCGAAGGAGGCCCTCAACGACCTCATCTCCCAGGCCGAGCAGCTGGACATGGACGAGGTCCGCAAGCAGGTCGAGGAGCAGATGAAGCAGGCTGAGGCTCAGCAGGAGGGCTAA
- a CDS encoding hotdog fold domain-containing protein, producing the protein MSIPNASFAEAAPSATYKAWKKLAKKPAGNRLFSVFAAFKAPYFLTVLPYVKDLRPGYCQVTAPKWWLVQNHIGTFHAIAACNLAEVAMGMLAEASVPSTHRWLPMGMEAKYLKKTTGRLTATATAELPDFSTITRETGGQEVPVKIHFEDSAGVESTYAEIKIWVTAKK; encoded by the coding sequence ATGAGCATTCCGAACGCATCTTTCGCTGAAGCAGCGCCGTCTGCCACCTATAAGGCATGGAAGAAGCTAGCCAAGAAGCCGGCCGGCAACCGCCTATTCTCCGTATTCGCAGCCTTCAAGGCACCGTACTTCCTCACCGTTTTGCCATATGTCAAGGATCTGCGCCCAGGCTACTGCCAGGTCACCGCGCCGAAGTGGTGGCTGGTCCAGAACCACATCGGCACCTTCCACGCCATTGCTGCCTGCAACCTCGCGGAGGTCGCGATGGGCATGCTCGCCGAGGCCTCCGTGCCGAGCACCCACCGCTGGCTGCCGATGGGCATGGAGGCGAAGTACCTGAAGAAGACCACCGGCCGGCTGACCGCCACCGCGACCGCCGAACTGCCGGACTTCTCCACCATCACCCGTGAGACCGGCGGCCAGGAGGTCCCGGTGAAGATCCACTTCGAGGACTCCGCCGGCGTGGAGTCCACCTACGCGGAGATCAAGATCTGGGTCACCGCCAAGAAGTAG
- a CDS encoding ABC transporter ATP-binding protein, translating to MDHSDANTAATGERPAAIAISGVAVTRNGKDLISGIDLKVPVGTHWSILGPNGAGKTTMLKLMGAQSFPTTGTVEILGEQMGKVNTLELRKRIGHVDPRKNLGDITAYEAVLSGVSGSNGYVQRFDYTEKMKQRTTQLLELVGMGSRTDRRWPQMSQGERARTLIARALVTEPELLLLDEPSTGLDLPGRETLLHVVDRLRQARPEVATVLITHHVEEIAASTTDVLLMKDGRILSSGPVDEALTAEKLGELYDMDVELHRVGGRWFAFQG from the coding sequence ATGGATCACAGCGACGCGAACACTGCAGCGACGGGGGAGCGGCCGGCGGCGATCGCCATCTCGGGGGTGGCCGTGACCCGCAATGGGAAGGACCTCATCTCCGGGATTGACCTTAAGGTCCCCGTGGGCACGCACTGGTCGATCCTCGGGCCCAACGGGGCGGGCAAGACGACCATGCTCAAGCTGATGGGGGCGCAGTCCTTCCCCACCACCGGGACCGTCGAGATCCTCGGCGAGCAGATGGGCAAGGTCAACACCCTGGAACTGCGCAAACGCATCGGGCACGTGGACCCGCGGAAGAACCTGGGGGACATCACGGCCTACGAGGCGGTGCTTTCTGGGGTGTCCGGATCGAATGGTTATGTGCAGCGCTTCGACTACACCGAAAAGATGAAACAGCGCACCACCCAGTTGCTGGAGCTGGTGGGGATGGGCAGCCGCACCGATCGGCGCTGGCCGCAGATGAGCCAGGGGGAGCGGGCGCGCACGCTGATCGCCCGGGCCCTAGTGACGGAGCCGGAGCTGCTGTTGTTGGATGAGCCCTCGACGGGCCTGGACCTGCCGGGGCGGGAGACCCTGCTGCACGTCGTGGACCGGCTGCGTCAGGCCCGGCCTGAGGTGGCGACGGTGCTGATCACGCACCATGTGGAGGAGATCGCGGCGTCCACGACGGACGTGCTGCTAATGAAGGACGGGCGCATCTTGTCTAGCGGTCCGGTGGACGAGGCGCTGACTGCCGAGAAGCTCGGGGAGCTCTACGACATGGACGTCGAGCTGCACCGGGTGGGTGGCCGCTGGTTCGCCTTCCAGGGCTAG
- a CDS encoding fluoride efflux transporter FluC, whose product MMAGAGTGAVLLMAIAGGLGALARWGVDSWLKRHLPALGSLAVINTLGSLVLGLLMGATTGAGEGHDALGELALGSLSVSGATAVLVAGTGFLGGFTTFSTVAVGLVTDFLVAPQADDPVASPRPAGCRYAVVCRYAVVCRYAVAALVAVGMLGAACAAWGLGFALTSS is encoded by the coding sequence ATGATGGCGGGGGCTGGCACAGGTGCGGTGCTGCTGATGGCCATCGCCGGTGGCTTGGGCGCGCTCGCCCGATGGGGCGTGGATAGCTGGCTAAAACGCCACCTGCCCGCCCTGGGGAGCCTCGCGGTGATCAACACCCTCGGCAGTCTTGTGCTGGGCCTGCTCATGGGCGCGACCACTGGCGCGGGGGAGGGACATGATGCGCTCGGCGAGCTTGCGCTGGGATCGCTCTCGGTGAGTGGGGCCACGGCCGTGCTGGTGGCAGGCACCGGCTTCCTGGGCGGCTTCACCACTTTCTCCACCGTGGCGGTCGGGCTGGTCACCGACTTCCTGGTAGCCCCTCAGGCCGACGATCCTGTCGCGTCGCCGCGCCCGGCGGGCTGCCGCTACGCCGTGGTTTGCCGCTACGCGGTGGTTTGCCGCTACGCGGTGGCCGCCCTGGTGGCCGTGGGCATGCTCGGGGCGGCCTGCGCGGCATGGGGGCTGGGTTTCGCCCTGACGTCCTCATAA